In the Staphylococcus condimenti genome, one interval contains:
- a CDS encoding alpha/beta hydrolase → MDKQDQPSKKTTLILMIAAIILGILGIAKYMMDGNHQSNHDTTNKSIGTPTLLMHGYGGSIKSEKYFAHQIEKEKITKKPIVADVTPNGHVTLKGKIPENEKHPVVLVNLRDNENGDYKQNALWIKNVLNALQQKYQFDQFNMVTHSMSNLSFSYYMLQYSNNPDLPTLHKEVNIAGTFNGIIGINDEPGKVELNEDGKPNRMTDEFVDLLNLRKNKTYPKVEVLNIYGNVEDGTNSDERVTNASSKSLRYLLEGNTKSYKEVMIKGKGGQHSQLHENPKVAQQLIDFLWK, encoded by the coding sequence ATGGATAAACAAGATCAACCTAGTAAAAAAACGACGCTTATCCTGATGATTGCAGCAATTATTCTTGGGATTTTAGGTATTGCTAAATATATGATGGATGGGAACCATCAAAGTAATCATGACACGACAAACAAATCTATCGGAACGCCGACTTTATTGATGCACGGCTATGGCGGAAGTATAAAGTCAGAAAAGTACTTTGCGCATCAAATTGAAAAAGAAAAGATTACGAAAAAACCAATTGTAGCTGATGTTACGCCTAATGGTCATGTCACTTTAAAAGGAAAGATACCTGAAAATGAAAAGCATCCAGTTGTATTGGTTAATTTAAGGGACAATGAAAATGGAGATTATAAGCAAAATGCATTATGGATTAAAAATGTTTTAAATGCATTGCAGCAGAAGTATCAGTTTGATCAATTCAATATGGTGACACATTCTATGAGTAATTTGTCGTTTTCATATTATATGCTTCAGTACAGCAATAACCCGGATTTGCCGACACTGCATAAAGAAGTAAATATTGCGGGTACTTTCAATGGTATCATCGGCATTAATGATGAGCCGGGAAAAGTTGAGTTGAATGAAGATGGCAAACCGAACAGAATGACTGATGAGTTTGTTGATTTATTAAATCTCAGAAAAAATAAAACATACCCTAAAGTAGAAGTATTAAATATCTATGGAAATGTTGAAGATGGCACGAATAGTGATGAACGTGTAACGAATGCATCTTCAAAATCATTGCGGTATTTATTAGAAGGCAATACTAAAAGTTACAAAGAAGTAATGATTAAAGGAAAAGGCGGTCAACACAGTCAATTGCATGAAAATCCTAAAGTTGCTCAGCAGCTGATTGATTTCTTATGGAAGTAA
- a CDS encoding PAS domain-containing protein, producing the protein MFNISSVSNEIKEEAKGLIDQNNHQEDIQDSLKQFIQNVSNEEVLEALRQLYYIEKFATIDDIANFIIKLNKVTENQLTKVTLSEDAAHPINIFTKEIEYLEGLVSETGQLLKEVEMENTDAIKSLKDRVASLNGLIAHFNRKEKILFPVLERRGIYILPRKMWADDDIIRNYLKRLQKRIEKIGEIEWRHVETAFVEFEAVFIEMLKQERLLLVPLMQDQISPVEWAQIAAESKAFGYAIKVSKVWDDPEIEPQSIDAELDAKKGKQNLRFGGGYLTTKEADLILDNLPVEITFVDKNGVFKYFNDLVESSEMMFIRTPISIGRNVANCHPPKSLSKVMAIIRDLKTKQRESESMWFKKGDKFIYVTYKALFDENDEYVGILEYVQDIQPFFNLPQRMKRNAENK; encoded by the coding sequence ATGTTTAATATAAGTTCGGTTTCAAATGAAATAAAGGAAGAAGCAAAAGGTCTAATTGATCAAAATAATCATCAAGAAGACATTCAAGACAGTTTAAAACAATTTATTCAAAATGTTTCAAACGAGGAAGTATTAGAGGCTTTGCGCCAATTATATTATATAGAAAAATTTGCAACGATTGATGACATTGCCAATTTCATTATCAAACTTAATAAAGTTACAGAAAATCAATTAACCAAAGTCACACTTTCAGAAGACGCTGCACATCCAATTAATATTTTTACAAAAGAAATTGAATATTTAGAGGGCTTGGTTTCTGAAACGGGACAATTATTAAAAGAAGTAGAGATGGAAAATACAGATGCCATTAAATCGTTAAAAGATAGAGTCGCATCATTAAATGGTTTGATTGCACATTTTAATCGTAAGGAAAAGATTTTATTTCCAGTGTTAGAACGCAGAGGTATTTATATTCTTCCTCGAAAGATGTGGGCAGATGATGATATTATTCGCAATTATTTGAAACGACTGCAAAAACGTATTGAGAAAATTGGAGAAATAGAGTGGCGACATGTAGAAACAGCTTTTGTAGAATTTGAAGCGGTTTTTATTGAAATGCTAAAGCAAGAGCGTTTGCTATTAGTGCCTTTAATGCAAGACCAAATCAGTCCGGTAGAATGGGCACAAATTGCAGCTGAAAGTAAAGCGTTTGGTTATGCAATTAAAGTTTCTAAAGTATGGGATGATCCTGAAATTGAACCGCAATCTATCGATGCGGAATTAGATGCGAAAAAAGGAAAGCAAAATCTAAGGTTCGGCGGAGGATATTTAACAACAAAAGAAGCCGATTTAATCTTAGATAATTTACCTGTTGAAATCACATTTGTTGATAAAAATGGCGTATTCAAATACTTTAATGATTTAGTCGAATCATCTGAAATGATGTTTATTCGTACGCCTATTTCAATAGGGCGTAATGTTGCAAATTGTCATCCGCCAAAAAGTTTGAGTAAAGTAATGGCAATTATCAGAGATTTAAAAACAAAACAACGTGAGTCTGAATCAATGTGGTTTAAAAAAGGTGACAAGTTCATATATGTCACCTATAAAGCATTATTTGATGAGAATGATGAATATGTAGGTATTTTAGAATATGTACAAGATATTCAGCCATTCTTCAATTTGCCGCAAAGAATGAAAAGAAATGCAGAAAATAAATAA
- a CDS encoding NADP-dependent oxidoreductase, whose amino-acid sequence MVQNQQIVLAKYPDGIPKDDDFRFEDVEVQEPKEGEVLVEIAYISVDPYMRNRMKPSTNSYIDGFQLDEPVVGLGVGQVKTSNASDFNEGDIVTGMMPWATLPTVDAKNIRKVPELDVPAYLYLGVLGMTGQTAYNGLLEIGKPQEGETVVVSAASGAVGAVVGQVAKIKGAKVVGIAGGEEKNRYLVEELGFDHAVDYKRDDYADKLAEAVPDGVDVYFENVGGTVANEVFKHLNTFARIPVCGSISKYNDKEVSYEPAIQPILIKNQALMQGFLVMQFEKNFESAGKQLAQWVQEGKIKTKTSVADGFDQVPHAFRNLFTGENFGKQVIKVSNILD is encoded by the coding sequence ATGGTACAAAATCAGCAAATCGTACTCGCAAAGTATCCAGACGGTATACCAAAAGATGATGATTTTCGATTTGAAGATGTTGAGGTACAAGAGCCAAAAGAGGGTGAAGTACTTGTAGAAATAGCATATATTTCTGTAGATCCTTATATGAGAAATCGAATGAAACCATCAACAAATTCTTATATTGATGGATTTCAACTTGATGAACCGGTTGTCGGTTTAGGTGTTGGACAGGTCAAAACATCTAATGCCAGTGATTTTAACGAAGGCGATATTGTAACAGGAATGATGCCTTGGGCGACGTTGCCGACAGTTGATGCGAAAAATATTAGAAAAGTACCTGAATTAGATGTGCCGGCGTATTTATATTTAGGTGTTTTAGGAATGACAGGACAAACGGCTTATAATGGTTTGCTTGAAATCGGAAAACCTCAAGAAGGTGAAACGGTTGTTGTGTCAGCAGCTTCTGGTGCAGTCGGTGCAGTTGTTGGACAAGTTGCAAAAATCAAAGGTGCTAAAGTGGTCGGTATTGCAGGCGGAGAAGAAAAGAATCGTTATTTAGTTGAAGAATTAGGATTTGATCACGCGGTTGATTATAAACGTGATGATTATGCTGATAAATTAGCTGAAGCTGTGCCGGATGGTGTGGATGTTTATTTTGAAAATGTCGGCGGAACGGTAGCAAATGAAGTCTTCAAACACTTAAATACATTTGCACGAATTCCAGTTTGCGGTTCGATTTCTAAGTATAATGATAAAGAAGTATCTTATGAACCAGCGATTCAACCGATTTTAATTAAAAATCAAGCTTTAATGCAAGGTTTCTTAGTAATGCAATTCGAGAAAAACTTTGAAAGTGCTGGAAAACAACTTGCACAATGGGTACAAGAAGGTAAAATTAAAACAAAAACATCTGTAGCAGATGGATTTGATCAAGTTCCTCATGCATTCAGAAATTTATTTACAGGTGAAAACTTCGGTAAGCAAGTTATTAAAGTTTCAAATATTTTAGATTAA
- a CDS encoding zinc-binding alcohol dehydrogenase family protein, producing MKAIGADKPFSLSEGNLFYEFEKDQPIPKKNELLIKVNAISVNPVDTKIRQSPVKNPPRILGFDAVGEVVAAGPETELFTVGDEVFYSGSPNYDGSNEQYQIMDERYVARKPDNLTNNEAVSLPLTGLTAYETLFDVFGISSNPDNNRDKTLLIINGAGGVGSIATQVAKEYGLRVITTAGRNESKEWSEIMGADLVLDYKEDMKAQLKQHGVDQIDYIFCTFNTDLYYEKMIDLVKPRGHIATIVAFEEKQDLNLLKDKSITFTHEFMYTRALYDDDVIKYHRYLNDISNKAVGGAYRPTVTKVIDGLTADTLYEAHEKLESHSMIGKLVINMEED from the coding sequence GTGAAAGCAATCGGTGCAGATAAACCATTTTCCTTGTCAGAAGGAAATTTATTTTATGAATTTGAAAAAGACCAGCCTATTCCAAAAAAGAACGAATTGTTAATTAAAGTAAATGCTATCAGTGTCAATCCAGTAGACACAAAGATTCGTCAATCACCTGTTAAAAATCCGCCCCGAATTTTAGGATTTGATGCGGTAGGTGAGGTTGTAGCAGCAGGTCCGGAAACGGAATTGTTCACAGTAGGTGATGAAGTGTTTTATTCAGGTTCGCCTAATTATGATGGTTCAAATGAGCAGTATCAAATTATGGATGAGCGTTATGTAGCACGCAAACCAGATAATTTAACGAATAATGAAGCGGTGAGTTTACCATTAACTGGCTTAACTGCTTATGAAACTTTATTTGATGTATTCGGTATTTCATCTAATCCTGATAATAACAGAGATAAAACATTATTAATTATTAATGGTGCTGGCGGTGTCGGCAGTATTGCGACACAAGTTGCTAAAGAATACGGTTTACGTGTCATCACAACGGCAGGACGTAACGAGTCGAAAGAATGGTCAGAAATTATGGGAGCCGATTTGGTTCTGGATTATAAAGAAGATATGAAAGCTCAATTAAAACAACATGGTGTTGATCAAATTGATTATATCTTCTGTACTTTCAATACTGATTTATATTATGAAAAAATGATAGATCTGGTTAAACCAAGAGGTCATATTGCAACCATTGTAGCGTTTGAAGAAAAGCAAGATTTGAATCTCTTGAAAGATAAAAGCATTACATTTACGCACGAATTTATGTATACACGTGCATTATATGATGATGATGTGATTAAATATCATCGTTACTTGAATGATATTTCTAATAAAGCTGTAGGCGGCGCTTATCGACCAACAGTGACCAAAGTAATTGATGGTCTAACAGCTGATACGTTATATGAAGCACATGAAAAATTAGAAAGCCACAGTATGATTGGTAAACTAGTTATTAATATGGAAGAAGATTAA
- a CDS encoding PTS sugar transporter subunit IIA yields MSYLFSKDSVFVSNATSKEEVFTEVSEALYKLGDVKDNFLEHVLEREKNYPTAISLANISKAYPNVAIPHTEPEFVNNTKIVPVKLTNSIVFQNMSSPHKDITVDFLFVILNADKASQVHLLSDLVAFFETQDKDALAEFFTLTDTDAIYDYLQANFKA; encoded by the coding sequence ATGAGTTATTTATTTTCTAAAGATAGCGTATTCGTATCGAATGCCACTAGTAAAGAAGAAGTTTTTACAGAAGTATCAGAAGCATTATATAAATTAGGAGATGTAAAAGATAACTTTTTAGAACACGTACTAGAACGTGAAAAAAATTATCCAACAGCAATCAGCTTAGCTAACATCAGCAAAGCATATCCTAATGTTGCCATTCCACATACAGAACCTGAATTTGTAAACAATACTAAAATTGTCCCTGTTAAATTAACAAACTCGATTGTTTTTCAAAATATGAGTTCACCTCATAAAGATATAACAGTTGATTTCTTATTTGTTATTTTAAATGCTGATAAAGCAAGTCAAGTTCACCTTTTATCTGATCTTGTCGCATTTTTCGAAACTCAAGATAAAGATGCTTTAGCAGAATTCTTTACTTTAACAGACACTGATGCAATCTATGATTACCTACAAGCTAACTTTAAAGCTTAA
- a CDS encoding YfiT family bacillithiol transferase, whose product MLKNQYPIGHYVQPETFNRADIEGWIDAIEKLPEELTTLTSNLSQTARQATYREGSWDVQTLVHHIADAHMHGFIRTKLILTENQPNVCSFEENEWAELPDNEVPLEYSLDLINGIHKRWASLLSSLPVEAYFRTMYHPDGGVQNLADLISKMAWHGDHHLEHIRIALKEAEL is encoded by the coding sequence ATGTTGAAGAATCAATATCCAATTGGCCATTATGTACAGCCGGAAACTTTCAATCGTGCTGATATTGAAGGGTGGATTGATGCAATAGAAAAATTACCTGAGGAATTAACAACATTGACTAGCAATCTATCACAGACTGCACGGCAGGCAACATACAGAGAAGGAAGTTGGGATGTCCAAACTTTAGTACATCATATTGCCGATGCACATATGCATGGGTTTATTCGTACAAAATTAATTTTGACTGAAAATCAGCCCAATGTATGTTCATTCGAAGAAAACGAATGGGCTGAATTGCCGGATAACGAAGTTCCTTTAGAATATTCTTTAGACCTTATCAATGGCATCCATAAACGCTGGGCATCGTTATTATCTTCATTACCAGTAGAAGCTTATTTCCGTACAATGTACCATCCTGATGGAGGTGTTCAAAATTTAGCAGACCTTATTTCCAAAATGGCTTGGCATGGAGACCATCATTTAGAACACATTCGTATTGCTTTGAAAGAAGCTGAATTATAA
- a CDS encoding pyruvate, water dikinase regulatory protein encodes METNNENLTLYIVSDSIGETAMRMAHATLTQFPDLEEQAEIKKFPFIKSEEEFLTILNLAKQRNAVVVTTLVSPKFNRIGQTFAQEENIPYVDYMSGLLSIIEDRTHHSPLRESGALRKLDEHYFQRIEAMEFSVKYDDGKVYEGMEDADAVIVGVSRTSKTPLSMYLANKGYKIANIPLVPEAPIPEDVFNKKMLVFGLTASPNYIMNIRTERIRVLGMKGSANYNSLQRIKEELSYAEEVFSKFNATVINTEYKSIEESAFYIEKYLNRK; translated from the coding sequence GTGGAAACAAATAACGAAAATTTAACTTTGTATATCGTGTCAGATTCTATCGGTGAAACTGCAATGCGGATGGCACATGCTACGTTGACGCAGTTTCCTGATTTAGAAGAACAAGCAGAAATTAAAAAATTTCCATTTATTAAAAGCGAAGAAGAATTTTTAACGATTTTGAATTTAGCGAAACAACGTAATGCGGTAGTAGTAACAACGTTAGTCAGTCCGAAATTCAACCGCATTGGGCAAACATTTGCCCAAGAAGAAAATATTCCTTATGTGGATTATATGTCTGGCTTATTAAGTATTATTGAAGACCGGACACATCATTCACCATTACGAGAAAGCGGTGCACTCAGAAAGTTAGATGAGCATTATTTCCAACGTATTGAAGCAATGGAATTTTCGGTTAAATATGATGATGGGAAAGTGTATGAAGGTATGGAAGATGCTGATGCAGTGATTGTAGGGGTATCACGTACTTCTAAAACACCACTCAGCATGTACCTTGCTAATAAAGGATATAAAATAGCAAATATTCCATTAGTGCCTGAAGCACCTATCCCTGAGGATGTATTCAATAAAAAAATGCTGGTATTCGGTTTAACAGCAAGTCCGAACTACATTATGAATATCCGGACAGAACGTATTCGTGTGTTGGGGATGAAAGGTTCAGCAAACTATAACAGTTTGCAGCGTATTAAAGAAGAACTCAGCTATGCAGAAGAGGTCTTTTCAAAATTTAATGCGACTGTTATCAACACAGAATACAAATCTATTGAAGAATCTGCATTCTACATTGAAAAATATTTAAATAGAAAATAA
- the ppdK gene encoding pyruvate, phosphate dikinase translates to MTKYIYAFSEGSQAMKDLLGGKGANLAEMKRLGLPVPDGFTITTEACIEYLKHGSTLSDELKEELHNQLAAFSERTGKAFSSDENLLLVSVRSGAKISMPGMMDTILNLGLNDENVEKLADKTGDARFAYDCYRRLLQMFGQVVYGIQMNAFDQYFDKYKEEHGYEVDADIPAEGLKEISDRFKEIYVEEVYKPFPQEPLKQLTEAVEAVFKSWDNDRARVYRDLNDIPHDIGTAVNVQEMVFGNSGDRSGTGVAFTRNPVTGENKLFGEYLLNAQGEDVVAGIRTPKEIATLNSQMPDVYQEFVDVTEKLETHYKDMQDIEFTIENAKLYILQTRNGKRTAKAAMKIAVDLVDEGVITKDEALTKVDVKSIDTLLHPAFEEKALEAAEAISEAGLPASPGASTGKVVFSAEDAKTQAEQGEKVILMRPETSPEDIEGMVASEAIVTTHGGMTSHAAVVARGMGKCCVTGCSNLNIDTENKVVNYHGKQIHEGDVISVDGSTGNIYLGEIETTSAEHSEEFDRFMQWAEEAARLGVRMNAETPTDIQAGYQFDASGIGLVRTEHMFFGAERLVQMRRFILASSKEERVDALNEIRKYQTEDFEEIFRLSNGRPTIVRLLDPPLHEFLPKSDEEIQIVSNQLDVQPDILKKRLNDLHEVNPMLGHRGCRLAVTYPELAEMQAEAIIGSVMRLKNEGIESKPEIMIPLVSTVEEFKTLKDTIQTTVSELEEKESKTVNYLIGTMIETPRACLIAGQLAQESEFFSFGTNDLTQLTYGFSRDDAGKFIGEYINRDLLTIDPFQTLDVDGVGQLIKTAVEQAKASNPQIKIGVCGELGGDPKSIHFFNDLAIDYVSCSPFRVPGAILAAAQSQVESERLVGGNK, encoded by the coding sequence ATGACAAAATACATTTATGCATTTTCAGAAGGTAGTCAAGCTATGAAAGATCTTCTAGGAGGAAAGGGAGCCAATCTTGCAGAAATGAAACGACTTGGTTTGCCTGTTCCAGATGGTTTTACAATTACAACAGAAGCTTGTATTGAATACTTGAAACATGGTTCAACACTGTCAGATGAATTAAAAGAAGAATTACATAATCAATTGGCAGCATTCTCAGAACGTACTGGCAAAGCATTTTCATCAGATGAAAATTTATTACTTGTATCTGTACGCAGCGGGGCTAAAATTTCAATGCCTGGTATGATGGATACAATTTTAAATTTAGGTTTAAATGATGAAAACGTTGAAAAATTAGCAGATAAAACAGGTGATGCACGTTTTGCTTATGACTGTTATAGACGTTTGCTGCAAATGTTCGGTCAAGTCGTATACGGCATTCAAATGAATGCGTTCGATCAATACTTTGATAAATATAAAGAAGAACATGGATACGAAGTAGATGCAGATATTCCAGCTGAAGGTTTAAAAGAAATTAGTGACCGCTTCAAAGAAATCTATGTTGAAGAAGTATACAAACCTTTCCCTCAAGAACCACTCAAACAATTAACAGAAGCAGTAGAAGCGGTATTCAAATCATGGGACAACGACCGCGCACGTGTGTATCGTGACTTGAACGACATTCCACACGACATCGGTACTGCAGTCAATGTTCAAGAAATGGTATTCGGCAACAGCGGTGACCGCAGCGGCACAGGCGTTGCATTTACACGCAACCCAGTAACTGGCGAAAATAAACTGTTTGGTGAATATCTACTGAATGCACAAGGGGAAGATGTAGTAGCAGGCATTCGCACACCAAAGGAAATTGCAACATTAAATTCACAAATGCCAGATGTATACCAAGAATTTGTCGACGTGACTGAAAAACTAGAAACACACTATAAAGACATGCAAGATATTGAATTTACAATAGAAAATGCAAAACTCTATATCTTACAAACACGTAACGGCAAACGCACAGCTAAAGCCGCAATGAAAATTGCAGTCGATTTAGTAGATGAAGGTGTCATTACAAAAGATGAGGCGCTGACAAAGGTTGATGTGAAATCTATCGATACATTACTGCACCCAGCTTTTGAAGAAAAAGCATTAGAAGCTGCAGAAGCAATTTCTGAAGCAGGCTTGCCAGCAAGTCCAGGTGCATCAACAGGAAAAGTTGTCTTTTCAGCTGAAGACGCTAAAACACAAGCTGAACAAGGGGAAAAGGTCATCTTAATGCGACCAGAAACATCACCAGAAGACATTGAAGGTATGGTAGCGAGTGAAGCGATTGTGACAACACATGGCGGTATGACATCACATGCTGCAGTTGTAGCACGTGGCATGGGTAAATGCTGTGTAACGGGATGCTCAAATTTAAATATTGATACAGAAAATAAAGTCGTGAACTATCACGGTAAACAAATTCATGAAGGTGATGTGATTTCAGTAGATGGTTCAACTGGAAATATTTACCTTGGTGAGATTGAAACGACAAGTGCTGAACATAGTGAAGAATTCGACCGCTTTATGCAATGGGCAGAAGAAGCTGCGCGTTTAGGTGTACGTATGAATGCAGAAACGCCAACGGATATTCAAGCAGGCTACCAATTTGATGCATCAGGCATTGGACTTGTCCGTACTGAGCACATGTTCTTCGGTGCAGAACGTTTAGTACAAATGCGTCGTTTCATCCTAGCTTCTTCAAAAGAAGAACGTGTAGATGCATTAAATGAAATTCGCAAATACCAAACAGAAGACTTTGAAGAAATCTTCAGATTATCAAATGGCCGTCCGACTATTGTACGTTTACTCGATCCACCATTACATGAATTCCTTCCAAAATCAGATGAAGAAATTCAAATTGTATCTAATCAATTAGATGTGCAGCCGGATATATTGAAAAAACGTTTGAATGACTTGCATGAAGTAAATCCGATGCTCGGACACCGTGGTTGCCGTTTAGCTGTCACATATCCGGAACTTGCTGAAATGCAGGCTGAAGCGATTATCGGCAGTGTCATGCGTTTGAAGAACGAAGGTATTGAAAGCAAACCAGAAATCATGATACCGCTTGTATCAACAGTAGAAGAATTTAAAACGTTGAAAGACACAATTCAGACAACAGTTTCTGAATTAGAAGAAAAAGAAAGCAAGACAGTCAACTATCTTATTGGTACAATGATAGAAACACCTAGAGCGTGCTTAATCGCAGGTCAATTAGCACAAGAATCTGAGTTCTTCAGCTTTGGTACAAATGATTTAACGCAATTGACTTATGGTTTCTCACGCGATGATGCGGGTAAATTCATTGGTGAATATATTAATAGAGACTTGTTAACAATTGATCCGTTCCAAACATTGGATGTTGATGGCGTAGGACAATTGATTAAGACAGCAGTTGAACAAGCAAAAGCCAGCAACCCTCAAATTAAAATTGGAGTTTGCGGTGAACTTGGCGGCGATCCAAAATCAATTCATTTCTTTAACGATTTAGCAATTGATTATGTATCTTGCTCACCTTTCCGAGTGCCAGGCGCGATTTTAGCTGCTGCACAAAGTCAGGTAGAAAGCGAGAGATTGGTCGGTGGAAACAAATAA
- a CDS encoding Lrp/AsnC family transcriptional regulator: protein MDSIDEQILKLLTEDSRLTHKEIGKAVHMSGQAVGVRINQMISKGIIEKYTIKQSFDDTQFIRLFLNGPYFKNIKDLSVQFKEIEDVYQTSGQACLIIISHFSNQRLKIFLCELSKYCRFTVEAKLN from the coding sequence ATGGATAGTATAGATGAACAGATATTAAAACTTTTAACCGAGGATAGTCGATTGACACACAAAGAAATTGGTAAAGCGGTACATATGAGCGGTCAAGCTGTTGGTGTTAGAATTAATCAAATGATAAGTAAAGGGATAATTGAAAAATATACGATTAAACAATCATTTGATGACACGCAGTTCATAAGATTATTTTTAAATGGTCCATATTTTAAAAATATAAAGGACTTAAGTGTACAATTTAAAGAAATTGAAGATGTGTATCAAACAAGTGGACAAGCTTGTTTGATAATTATTTCTCATTTTTCTAATCAACGACTAAAAATATTTTTATGTGAGCTATCTAAATATTGTAGGTTTACTGTAGAAGCCAAGTTAAATTAA
- a CDS encoding histidine phosphatase family protein — MKIYFVRHSLRDNSVKEDIIAPLTKEGHQKAELLIEFFQNKNIDMIYASPYRRVLETVRPIAESLKLPIKQVDGLRERKIGCWVEDFYAYAQQQWQDFYFKLENGESLNEVQDRIVQTYHSIVEANDYETLLIGGHGTAMSLLFNYLTKGDFDYNDFLQMKMPSVYMWDTETKKLTHIQ, encoded by the coding sequence ATGAAAATTTATTTTGTTAGGCATTCTTTAAGAGATAACAGTGTTAAGGAAGATATCATTGCGCCTTTAACTAAAGAAGGTCATCAAAAAGCTGAGTTGCTCATTGAATTCTTTCAAAATAAGAATATCGATATGATTTACGCTAGTCCATACAGAAGAGTGCTCGAAACTGTTAGACCAATCGCTGAAAGTTTAAAACTACCTATTAAGCAAGTGGATGGCTTACGTGAAAGAAAAATAGGTTGTTGGGTGGAAGATTTTTACGCATATGCTCAACAACAATGGCAAGACTTTTATTTTAAATTAGAGAATGGAGAATCCTTAAATGAAGTACAAGATCGAATTGTACAAACATATCATTCCATTGTAGAAGCCAATGATTATGAAACGCTCTTAATTGGCGGTCATGGTACAGCAATGTCATTATTATTTAATTATTTGACTAAAGGGGATTTTGATTATAATGATTTTCTTCAAATGAAGATGCCATCTGTTTATATGTGGGATACTGAGACTAAAAAACTTACTCATATACAATAG
- a CDS encoding NADP-dependent oxidoreductase produces the protein MVENQQIVLAQFPEGMPTKDDFRYEDIKLQQPAENEVAVQTIYLSMDPYLRNGMCKHDPYVTSFKLDEPIVGRMVSKVTESRHPDFKEGDFVVGAMPWRLYNTVDGKELQKIEDPAGPLYLYLSTLGSPGQTAYHGLLCIGKPKAGETVVVSAASGSVGSVVGQIAKIKGAKVVGIAGGEEKNRYLIDELGFDEAVDYKREDYAEKLAEALPDGVDVYYENVGGDVANEVFKHLNTFARIPVCGAISTYNADVPEYEPAIQPILIKHQALMQGFIVRQFEDDFPRASKELAQWVREGKIKSKTSIAEGFDQVPKAFENLFTGQNFGKQVVQVAEE, from the coding sequence ATGGTTGAAAATCAACAAATTGTTTTAGCACAGTTTCCAGAAGGAATGCCAACCAAAGATGATTTTCGATATGAAGATATTAAATTACAGCAACCTGCAGAGAATGAAGTTGCAGTCCAAACGATTTATCTATCTATGGATCCGTATTTAAGAAATGGTATGTGTAAACATGACCCATATGTTACTTCTTTTAAATTAGATGAACCTATTGTAGGACGCATGGTCAGTAAAGTGACAGAATCCAGACATCCTGATTTTAAAGAGGGCGACTTTGTAGTAGGTGCAATGCCTTGGCGCTTATATAATACAGTGGATGGCAAAGAATTACAGAAAATTGAAGACCCTGCAGGACCTTTGTATCTTTATTTGAGTACATTAGGATCTCCAGGACAAACAGCATATCACGGGTTATTATGTATCGGTAAGCCGAAAGCAGGCGAAACGGTAGTGGTGTCTGCAGCATCAGGTTCTGTGGGTTCTGTAGTAGGACAAATTGCGAAGATTAAAGGTGCTAAAGTGGTCGGTATTGCAGGCGGAGAAGAAAAGAATCGTTATTTAATCGATGAACTTGGATTTGATGAAGCGGTAGATTATAAACGAGAGGATTATGCGGAAAAATTAGCTGAAGCCTTGCCTGACGGTGTAGATGTCTATTATGAAAATGTCGGCGGGGATGTCGCAAACGAAGTTTTTAAACATCTAAATACATTTGCGCGCATTCCAGTATGCGGTGCGATTTCGACGTATAATGCTGATGTGCCTGAATATGAACCGGCTATCCAGCCTATCTTGATTAAACATCAAGCCTTAATGCAAGGATTCATTGTCAGACAGTTTGAAGATGATTTCCCACGTGCATCTAAAGAATTAGCCCAGTGGGTAAGAGAAGGAAAAATTAAATCTAAGACGTCTATTGCAGAAGGTTTTGATCAAGTACCAAAAGCATTTGAAAATCTGTTTACTGGCCAAAATTTCGGCAAACAAGTTGTGCAAGTTGCTGAAGAATAA